In the Borrelia hispanica CRI genome, TCACTTAAGTAAATTAATGATGGTTTTTTAAGAGATTCATCTCGGTGAAAAATATTAAACTGAATTGAATATAGAATTCCTACTAAATATTCTTTGTATATACCAACATACTCTCTATTTTGATCTAAAATCTTGTAAAATTCAGTTAAGAAGTCAGGCTTTATCATTAAATCAGTTATTTTTTTAAGGTAGTCAATATTATCGAGTTTATTAATTCCATGATCTTGTGAAAATCCTAATATAGAGTCCCACTGGTACATGGGAAGTACTTTTACATCATATGTATAAGTTTTACTTTTAGATAGTATATTCATTTTATAACGCATAATCATATAAATAACTCCTTTTATTTATTTGGTATAGTTCTTGTGCAATTCATAGCTCTAATTTCGAATGTAACTTTTTCAGATTCAGCCGAATAGCTTCTTGATGGTTCTTCTGTAAATACAGCATAGTTACTAATAATTTTGGTTTGAATTCTATCATTGAATACTATACTTAAGAATTTTTCATTTTTATTTTTACCCAATGTATAAAATTGTTCACTTGAGAGATCAGTTAAAATTCCATATTCATAACTACCAATACTAACTTCTATGTTGAATATGTAAACAATAGTTCTAGGATCCCGGAAACTTACTACTGGAACTCCTTTGTCTTCATTGCTAAAAGTAGCTCTTGTTGTGGGTTCACTTGAGAGTTCTAGTTTGCCACCTATAATTTTAGTTCCATTTACTGAAAAGTAGACATCTTCAAGTTGGTATGCATTATCCATGTAGTTCACTCCTATTTGTAAAATCTTCTATATCTTCAGTAGTAATATTTAGTAATACTCCATTCATACTGAAGTTATAAGTGATAGAGACGCTTAAGATAAGCTTGAGTTTTGGATTTGGAGATAATGTAAGTTTGAGATTAGAATAGGCTACAATAAGTCCTCTTGTGATAAAACGTTCTAGCATACACTCAATAGTTGAAGTATAGGCATTGTCACGTTCTCCACTAAGTTGCAACTCTGAAAGTTTGCTGTTTTGCCTATTATTTTTATGCCAAACTTTAATAAGTTCCTTAATCATCTCGTACTTCAGATAGTGATATGTGAAGTATTCGTCAATAGAATTTCCTAAAAGATCTACACCTTCTTTAAATGCAGGTATACCATCAAGACCAGTCTCATTAAGATGTGAATAAAAGTTGATATTAGCGTTTCTAAGTTTAGAAATTGAAGTTGCATCGGTTAATATACGTACTCCAGTAAATTGCATACCATAAGGATTAGTTGAATGTCTAATTTCAGCTTCACTTAAGTATTTGGAGATAAATTTGAGATGTAAATAATCTTCTCCTTGAGTGTGTATAACAATAATTCCCTTTTTGGAATTTGAACCATTTTTAAATAGTTCTTTTATTTCTTCTTCAAAAGTTGCAAAGACAAAGAATCTACCATCATCTT is a window encoding:
- a CDS encoding DUF1463 family protein; the encoded protein is MDNAYQLEDVYFSVNGTKIIGGKLELSSEPTTRATFSNEDKGVPVVSFRDPRTIVYIFNIEVSIGSYEYGILTDLSSEQFYTLGKNKNEKFLSIVFNDRIQTKIISNYAVFTEEPSRSYSAESEKVTFEIRAMNCTRTIPNK
- a CDS encoding DUF1473 family protein; the protein is MIMRYKMNILSKSKTYTYDVKVLPMYQWDSILGFSQDHGINKLDNIDYLKKITDLMIKPDFLTEFYKILDQNREYVGIYKEYLVGILYSIQFNIFHRDESLKKPSLIYLSEYEDTSGDFSKFNYIDELWNYEYLTKEENE
- a CDS encoding DUF787 family protein, which translates into the protein MPQDTISVKFTTPPIRANKVNYYTPLLVYKTDKIKIESESKHKLLTLTKNSYLKQIETLQKEGSNGEDEFNAEKEHLTKSITAMFSVGDFSIPSASLIIYKETEGAKEVKKYLNENQNSFIVLINTGKKDNFKGGDGLAVYKDDYTHFKDDGRFFVFATFEEEIKELFKNGSNSKKGIIVIHTQGEDYLHLKFISKYLSEAEIRHSTNPYGMQFTGVRILTDATSISKLRNANINFYSHLNETGLDGIPAFKEGVDLLGNSIDEYFTYHYLKYEMIKELIKVWHKNNRQNSKLSELQLSGERDNAYTSTIECMLERFITRGLIVAYSNLKLTLSPNPKLKLILSVSITYNFSMNGVLLNITTEDIEDFTNRSELHG